In Bosea vestrisii, a single genomic region encodes these proteins:
- a CDS encoding carbohydrate ABC transporter permease codes for MVLTAFRQPVDTLAMRFVFAPTLDGFRTIFVDSNFQLYLQNSLLTAIPTTLAVLLLAAPAAYSLAHLNKRSRLFLGSVLVARMVPGIAILIPLYLAASRAGLLDRRLTLIVVYCAFNLPFAVWLLRGFFREIPNELREAAIVDGCSEFQVFWKIMVPLVGGGLVATSVFVFIGAWNEFLFALALTQSNAATAPLAVIGFRNEYGVQWGAIGAAAVMISTPVVAFAVVMQKYLVRGLTMGAVKG; via the coding sequence GCCGGTCGATACGCTGGCGATGCGCTTCGTCTTCGCGCCGACGCTGGACGGCTTCCGCACCATCTTCGTCGACAGCAATTTCCAGCTCTACCTGCAGAATAGCCTGCTCACCGCGATCCCGACCACGCTCGCCGTGCTGCTGCTGGCCGCCCCCGCAGCCTATTCGCTGGCGCACCTGAACAAGCGCAGCAGGCTCTTCCTCGGTTCGGTGCTTGTTGCGCGCATGGTGCCGGGTATCGCCATCCTGATCCCGCTCTACCTCGCCGCCTCCAGGGCGGGCCTGCTCGACCGGCGCCTGACCCTGATCGTGGTCTACTGCGCCTTCAACCTGCCCTTCGCCGTCTGGCTGCTGCGCGGTTTCTTCCGCGAGATCCCGAACGAGCTGCGCGAGGCCGCCATCGTCGATGGCTGCTCCGAGTTCCAGGTCTTCTGGAAGATCATGGTACCGCTCGTCGGCGGTGGTCTCGTCGCGACCAGCGTCTTCGTCTTCATCGGCGCCTGGAACGAGTTCCTGTTCGCGCTGGCGCTGACCCAGTCCAACGCCGCGACCGCGCCGCTCGCCGTGATCGGCTTCCGCAACGAGTACGGCGTGCAATGGGGCGCGATCGGCGCCGCCGCCGTGATGATCTCGACGCCGGTCGTGGCCTTCGCCGTCGTCATGCAGAAATACCTTGTCCGGGGTCTCACCATGGGCGCGGTCAAGGGATGA
- a CDS encoding extracellular solute-binding protein translates to MNGIDRRQFVAGGLAAGTLAASASAFAADALPKTYAGTTLNVLSRTSPPFDPTIKIGEEFTEATGIKLQVTRSAPSDHYAKLMLDWSSGTNSYDVSLFVYQWKNDLAPYLADLSSTAASVPGAPALDLDDYAPKVLDIYGRHDGKLVGLPILGDVAFLLYNTADYAKRGIAAKAPASWEEVFERGKALTGDGSYGYALPAGKTPQCYVMWSLLYHAFGGTYVDAAGVPDLGGPASIKALKFMAEQLQPISPPGNLTWDYNEVLNSFSTGKSAHAIMWAGGLAALSDPAKSQVAGKFAAVSPPSGALLGGTSIGVNGKAKSPDAARLYVAWLTSKAIAKRNAEAGLSPARLSLLGDADLVAKNPHYPAVRAAFSGETFGYIPVKEAEQILLMVADEANAACAKTKTPEKAAADLQAKATQFMRRRGYIK, encoded by the coding sequence ATGAACGGCATCGACCGACGCCAATTCGTCGCCGGAGGCCTGGCCGCCGGAACGCTCGCAGCCTCGGCCTCGGCTTTCGCCGCCGACGCCCTGCCCAAAACCTATGCGGGCACCACGTTGAACGTGCTCTCCCGCACCAGTCCACCCTTCGACCCCACCATCAAGATCGGCGAGGAGTTCACCGAGGCGACCGGCATCAAGCTCCAGGTCACCCGCAGCGCGCCCAGCGACCACTATGCCAAGCTGATGCTCGACTGGTCGAGCGGCACCAATTCCTATGATGTCAGCCTGTTCGTCTATCAGTGGAAGAACGATCTGGCGCCCTACCTCGCCGATCTCTCGTCGACGGCAGCGAGCGTCCCAGGTGCTCCGGCGCTCGATCTCGACGACTACGCCCCCAAGGTGCTCGACATCTACGGCCGGCACGATGGCAAGCTGGTCGGCCTGCCGATCCTCGGCGACGTCGCCTTCCTGCTCTACAACACCGCCGACTATGCCAAGCGCGGCATCGCGGCCAAGGCACCTGCGAGCTGGGAGGAGGTCTTCGAGCGCGGCAAGGCGCTGACCGGCGACGGCAGCTATGGCTACGCCCTGCCGGCTGGCAAGACGCCGCAATGCTACGTGATGTGGTCGCTGCTCTACCACGCCTTTGGCGGCACCTATGTCGATGCCGCGGGCGTTCCCGATCTCGGCGGTCCGGCCAGCATCAAGGCGCTGAAATTCATGGCCGAGCAGCTCCAGCCGATCAGCCCGCCCGGCAACCTGACCTGGGACTATAACGAGGTGCTTAACAGCTTCTCGACCGGCAAGTCGGCCCACGCCATCATGTGGGCCGGTGGGCTCGCCGCCTTGTCCGATCCGGCCAAGTCGCAGGTCGCGGGCAAGTTCGCCGCGGTCTCGCCGCCCTCCGGCGCGCTGCTCGGCGGCACCTCGATCGGTGTCAACGGCAAGGCCAAGAGCCCGGATGCGGCAAGGCTCTACGTTGCCTGGCTGACCTCGAAGGCGATCGCCAAGCGCAATGCCGAGGCGGGCCTGTCGCCGGCCCGGCTCTCCCTGCTCGGCGATGCCGATCTGGTTGCGAAGAACCCGCACTACCCGGCGGTCCGCGCGGCCTTCAGCGGCGAGACCTTCGGCTACATCCCGGTCAAGGAGGCCGAGCAGATCCTGCTGATGGTGGCGGACGAAGCCAATGCCGCCTGCGCCAAGACCAAGACGCCGGAAAAGGCGGCAGCCGACCTGCAGGCCAAGGCGACCCAGTTCATGCGCCGGCGCGGCTACATCAAATAG
- a CDS encoding cupin domain-containing protein, whose translation MPILSLFRSLEAPPAWCTLRSFEIIDLPENQAASRKQATAKERLLCTGGTAQIMGPDGSVILKEGQFLDIHDKPGFAAWSATGHGAKTQVVRLCGSWGEDISGCGIFRVADEPNATNNGDPVSYPKSTRVDSHYHDCDEYWLVLEGRGTVVVGDRFFDSGPGDCVALGMGHHHDMASVSEPVKAVYFETSLEGRKRVGHLWNHTHGPALPQPERI comes from the coding sequence GTGCCGATCTTGTCGCTTTTCCGCAGTCTTGAAGCGCCGCCGGCCTGGTGCACGCTTCGCTCCTTCGAAATCATCGACCTTCCCGAGAACCAGGCGGCGTCCCGCAAGCAGGCAACCGCCAAGGAGCGCCTGCTCTGCACCGGCGGCACGGCTCAGATCATGGGGCCGGATGGCTCCGTCATCCTGAAGGAAGGCCAGTTTCTCGACATTCACGACAAGCCCGGCTTCGCCGCCTGGAGCGCGACCGGCCATGGCGCGAAGACGCAGGTCGTGCGGCTGTGCGGGAGTTGGGGCGAGGATATCTCCGGTTGCGGCATTTTTCGCGTCGCCGACGAGCCGAACGCGACCAATAATGGCGACCCGGTCTCCTATCCCAAGTCAACGCGGGTCGATTCCCACTACCATGATTGCGATGAGTACTGGCTCGTCCTCGAAGGCCGCGGCACCGTCGTCGTCGGAGACCGCTTCTTCGACAGCGGCCCGGGCGATTGCGTCGCTCTCGGCATGGGCCACCATCACGACATGGCGAGTGTCTCGGAGCCGGTGAAGGCCGTCTATTTCGAGACATCGCTCGAGGGCCGCAAGCGCGTCGGCCATCTCTGGAACCACACCCACGGCCCTGCCCTGCCTCAGCCCGAGAGAATCTGA
- a CDS encoding Gfo/Idh/MocA family protein, with protein MTKKVIHVGVGTFGRRWCTEFLASNIADGTIEVVALVDIDPKALEFGRKALKLPEAACYTDPKAAFAAHKVDFCTIVVPPGYHEAVIDVALAHNVDILCEKPIADTMAASARIARKIRAAGRKMAVTMSHRFDQDKTTLRQVIQSGQIGRVNNVSCRYFADMREHLAWGALFRHTMQDPLMIEGAVHHLDLVTDFAGAQCQSLTASTWKPDWAKYAGDTDGIVMMVFQNGVRGIYEGSSSAAVGLNDWMKEYIRVDCEFGTAILNNREIEIFSRSQLVRQRCREGQGQKIQLITQPKWLNNWLIEKFCTWLDGGAEMETHVEANLHAAALIFAGIESARSGKTIDVQDYIRSFDGS; from the coding sequence ATGACGAAGAAGGTCATCCACGTCGGCGTCGGCACCTTCGGGCGGCGCTGGTGCACTGAGTTCCTCGCCTCGAACATCGCCGACGGCACGATCGAGGTCGTGGCGCTGGTCGATATCGACCCGAAGGCGCTCGAATTCGGCCGCAAGGCGCTGAAGCTGCCGGAAGCCGCCTGCTATACCGATCCCAAGGCCGCCTTCGCCGCCCACAAGGTCGATTTCTGCACGATCGTCGTGCCGCCCGGCTACCATGAGGCGGTGATCGACGTCGCGCTGGCGCACAATGTCGACATCCTTTGCGAGAAGCCGATCGCCGACACGATGGCGGCCAGTGCCCGCATCGCCCGCAAGATCCGCGCCGCCGGACGCAAGATGGCGGTGACAATGAGCCACCGCTTCGACCAGGACAAGACGACGCTGCGCCAGGTCATCCAGTCCGGCCAGATCGGCCGCGTCAACAATGTCAGCTGCCGCTACTTCGCCGACATGCGCGAGCACCTCGCCTGGGGCGCTTTGTTCCGACACACCATGCAGGACCCGCTGATGATCGAGGGTGCGGTCCATCATCTCGACCTCGTCACCGATTTCGCCGGGGCGCAATGCCAGTCGCTGACCGCCTCGACCTGGAAGCCCGACTGGGCGAAATACGCCGGCGACACCGACGGCATCGTGATGATGGTGTTCCAGAATGGCGTGCGCGGCATCTACGAGGGCTCGTCCTCGGCCGCCGTCGGCCTGAACGACTGGATGAAGGAATATATCCGCGTCGATTGCGAATTTGGCACGGCGATCCTGAACAACCGCGAGATCGAAATCTTCTCGCGTAGCCAGCTCGTGCGCCAGCGCTGTCGCGAGGGCCAGGGCCAGAAGATCCAGCTCATCACCCAGCCGAAATGGCTGAACAACTGGCTGATCGAGAAATTCTGCACCTGGCTTGACGGCGGCGCCGAGATGGAGACCCATGTCGAGGCGAACCTCCACGCGGCAGCCCTGATCTTCGCGGGGATCGAGAGCGCCCGCAGCGGCAAGACAATCGATGTCCAGGACTATATCCGCTCCTTTGACGGGTCGTAA
- a CDS encoding phosphoenolpyruvate hydrolase family protein, with protein MGPDLSGSQREQPRFMVGAAIGTGMAAQSATRGGADFLIALSAGRMRCIGEPSVAAMLPLRDSNEFVLSFARSEILPRATVPVYFGAASFDPRLDLVELVERIARAGFAGIANFPTSILIDGQYRAFLERSGVGFGRELELLKVARERGLSTLAYTHTADEATEAARQGADIVNIDLGWNVGGVLGAVSHLRVEDAGLMANAIAQQVRAVSRKTRCLVEGGPIVSPKQLEEFCQIARVDGYIGGSTIDRVPSESAIEVVTAAFKAIGMARQQPDGLDSRFNPRRFPRPLWGHSQAAETARALFNRLTTTDYPVVIAGEAGTGRREIARALHRFGPRQARDMVSLPCANQGAERLKLDLFGCMAGMHPSAVKHRLGWLEIVHSSSLLLDDVDEMPLEVQRALLDAVEAGSFWRYGSETPSPLNVRFLAIAGEDLRHLPADGIDARFAEWLGCFTIVLPPLRERSEDLPSLVDESLRMIGLRRQSEPKSLDPAAFRALAAYHWPGNLRELDSVLEQAVLACSGSVILEQHLPPLGAEAASSARNFSSEKEWILHGLKRNRFRRSQTADYLGVSRKTLYNKMRAYGLQSAAPPEGE; from the coding sequence ATGGGGCCGGACCTTTCAGGCTCCCAGCGGGAGCAGCCGCGCTTCATGGTGGGCGCCGCGATCGGCACCGGCATGGCGGCCCAGTCGGCGACGCGCGGCGGCGCCGATTTCCTGATCGCACTCAGCGCCGGCAGGATGCGCTGCATCGGCGAGCCCTCGGTCGCCGCCATGCTGCCCTTGCGCGACAGCAACGAGTTCGTGCTCAGCTTTGCGCGCTCCGAGATCCTGCCGCGCGCCACCGTGCCGGTTTATTTCGGCGCGGCGAGCTTCGATCCGCGGCTCGATCTCGTCGAGTTGGTCGAGCGCATCGCCAGAGCCGGTTTCGCCGGCATCGCCAATTTCCCGACCTCGATCCTGATCGACGGCCAGTATCGCGCCTTCCTCGAACGCAGCGGCGTTGGCTTCGGCCGCGAGCTCGAATTGCTCAAGGTCGCGCGCGAACGCGGGCTCTCGACGCTGGCCTATACCCATACCGCCGACGAGGCGACAGAGGCCGCAAGGCAGGGTGCCGACATCGTCAATATCGATCTCGGCTGGAATGTCGGCGGCGTGCTTGGCGCGGTCTCGCATCTGCGCGTCGAGGATGCCGGGTTGATGGCCAATGCCATCGCCCAGCAGGTTCGCGCCGTCTCGCGCAAGACACGCTGCCTGGTCGAGGGCGGACCGATCGTCAGCCCGAAGCAGCTTGAGGAGTTCTGCCAGATCGCCCGGGTCGACGGCTATATCGGCGGCTCGACCATTGATCGCGTGCCCTCGGAAAGCGCCATCGAGGTCGTCACCGCCGCTTTCAAGGCGATCGGCATGGCGCGCCAGCAGCCCGACGGGCTCGACAGCCGCTTCAACCCGCGCCGCTTCCCGCGCCCCCTCTGGGGTCATTCGCAGGCGGCCGAGACGGCGCGCGCCCTGTTCAACCGGTTGACCACGACCGATTATCCCGTGGTCATCGCCGGCGAGGCGGGCACCGGCCGGCGCGAGATCGCTCGCGCCCTGCATCGCTTCGGGCCGCGCCAGGCGCGCGACATGGTCAGCCTGCCCTGCGCCAACCAGGGCGCCGAGCGCCTCAAGCTCGACCTCTTCGGCTGCATGGCCGGGATGCACCCGAGCGCCGTCAAGCACCGGCTCGGCTGGCTCGAGATCGTCCATTCCTCCTCGCTGCTGCTCGACGATGTCGACGAGATGCCGCTCGAGGTGCAGCGCGCCCTGCTGGATGCGGTCGAGGCCGGCTCGTTCTGGCGCTATGGCAGCGAGACGCCGTCGCCGCTCAATGTCCGCTTCCTCGCCATTGCCGGCGAGGACCTGCGCCATCTGCCGGCCGACGGGATCGATGCCCGCTTCGCCGAATGGCTGGGCTGCTTCACCATCGTCTTGCCGCCGCTGCGCGAGCGCAGCGAGGACCTGCCCTCGCTAGTCGATGAATCGTTGCGCATGATCGGCCTGCGCCGGCAGAGCGAGCCGAAAAGCCTCGACCCTGCCGCCTTCCGCGCTCTCGCCGCCTATCACTGGCCGGGCAACCTGCGCGAACTGGATTCGGTGCTGGAGCAGGCCGTGCTGGCCTGCAGCGGCAGCGTCATCCTGGAGCAGCATTTGCCGCCGCTCGGGGCCGAAGCGGCCTCCTCGGCGCGGAACTTCAGCTCGGAGAAGGAGTGGATCCTGCACGGACTGAAGCGCAATCGCTTCCGCCGCAGCCAGACGGCCGATTATCTCGGCGTCTCCCGCAAGACCCTCTACAACAAGATG